One Bacteroidota bacterium genomic window carries:
- a CDS encoding MerR family transcriptional regulator: MPYIEKKVEKLYYSIGEVAEMFGVNTSLIRFWEKEFDVIKPKKNKKGNRFFTKKDIDNFHLIFHLVKEKGMTLSGAKKKIKENKEDTVDNFEAIQTLNTIKQLLLEIKEKL, from the coding sequence ATGCCATACATCGAGAAAAAGGTTGAAAAACTCTATTATTCAATCGGCGAAGTGGCCGAAATGTTTGGAGTCAACACCTCGCTCATACGCTTCTGGGAAAAAGAGTTCGATGTGATTAAACCTAAGAAGAATAAAAAAGGTAATCGTTTTTTTACTAAAAAGGACATCGACAACTTTCACCTGATATTTCACCTGGTAAAAGAAAAGGGTATGACCCTGAGTGGTGCCAAGAAAAAGATAAAAGAAAACAAAGAAGATACTGTCGATAATTTCGAAGCCATTCAAACCCTCAACACAATCAAACAACTTTTACTGGAAATTAAAGAGAAGCTCTAA
- a CDS encoding TPM domain-containing protein, protein MKKVITLLFFTAGLFLQLLAIPQKPVPARLVNDFTNTLSPAQQQAMESKLVDFGNTTTTQIVVVITNSFEGNDKAMYAYSIGEQWGVGNAQFDNGIVILLKPKTGAESGEVFIAPGYGLEAVIPDAIAKRIVEKEMIPSFRQGNYYEGIDKALNVLMELSLKEYTAQEYQQKANQKESVGGFVFLIIIALFILLSIFSKAGRVRKSSLGGGSIPFWLLLSMMSSGGRSHGGSFGNFSSGGGSFGGFGGGSFGGGGAGGSW, encoded by the coding sequence ATGAAAAAAGTTATAACACTGTTATTCTTTACAGCGGGTTTGTTCTTACAGTTGTTGGCAATTCCCCAAAAGCCAGTTCCAGCAAGGTTGGTAAACGACTTTACCAACACTTTAAGTCCTGCACAGCAACAAGCCATGGAAAGCAAACTGGTTGATTTTGGGAATACCACAACCACTCAGATTGTTGTAGTAATTACAAACTCTTTCGAAGGAAATGATAAAGCCATGTATGCCTACAGCATTGGCGAACAGTGGGGAGTTGGTAATGCTCAGTTCGATAACGGCATTGTTATACTGCTTAAACCCAAAACAGGAGCTGAATCGGGTGAGGTATTCATTGCCCCCGGTTATGGTCTGGAGGCTGTAATACCCGATGCCATAGCCAAGCGCATTGTTGAAAAGGAGATGATACCCTCGTTCAGACAAGGAAATTATTACGAAGGAATTGATAAGGCCCTGAATGTATTGATGGAATTAAGCCTAAAGGAGTATACAGCACAAGAATATCAGCAAAAGGCCAATCAGAAAGAGTCTGTAGGCGGATTTGTTTTCCTTATTATAATTGCGCTCTTTATCCTGTTATCTATTTTTTCAAAGGCAGGCAGAGTTAGGAAATCTTCTTTGGGTGGTGGTAGTATCCCATTTTGGCTTCTACTTTCGATGATGTCCTCAGGAGGCCGCAGTCATGGAGGTAGTTTTGGCAATTTTTCATCGGGCGGTGGATCTTTTGGTGGCTTTGGCGGCGGTAGTTTTGGCGGCGGAGGTGCAGGAGGTAGCTGGTAA
- a CDS encoding TPM domain-containing protein codes for MKPENFFSPEEKNSILAAIREAETQTSGEIRVHIESNCNEDVLDRAAFIFEKLKMHRTELRNGVLFYLSVNDRKFAILGDAGINHVTPENFWNEIKETVLTEFAQNRYADGICIGIQMAGQALRAKFPCQSDDVNELSNDLSFGKN; via the coding sequence ATGAAACCAGAAAATTTCTTTTCTCCAGAAGAAAAAAATAGCATACTCGCTGCAATACGCGAAGCTGAAACCCAAACATCGGGCGAAATAAGGGTGCACATCGAAAGTAATTGCAACGAAGATGTGTTGGACAGGGCAGCCTTCATTTTCGAAAAACTGAAGATGCACCGCACCGAGCTTCGCAATGGTGTTTTGTTTTATCTTTCGGTAAACGACCGCAAATTTGCAATTCTTGGCGATGCTGGAATCAACCATGTGACTCCTGAAAACTTCTGGAATGAGATAAAAGAAACTGTGCTGACTGAATTTGCTCAGAATCGTTATGCCGATGGGATTTGCATCGGAATTCAAATGGCTGGCCAGGCCCTTCGGGCTAAGTTTCCCTGTCAGAGTGATGATGTGAATGAATTATCAAATGATTTATCGTTTGGAAAAAACTAA
- a CDS encoding Nif3-like dinuclear metal center hexameric protein — translation MTVRDIANILEEIAPLGLQENYDNCGLNLGSFDQEVTGILCTLDVTHEVLDEALQKKANLIICHHPLLFSPLISITSENTTGSLIMKAIRHQISVYAQHTNLDNVPNGVNARISEKIGLTKTRILLPQPDDLYKLVCYVPLTHFETVQTALFEAGAGQIGNYDSCSFSLNGQGTFRALDQAKPFVGKKGILHTEPEMRLEVILPRILKPKIIKAMLSSHPYEEVAYDLIPLANENPAVGAGMIGYLEKEISLGEFIRLLKHSFNTGCIRYTGHTNKNINKVAVCGGSGAFLIGQAVKQQVDAYVTADLKYHQFFEGSERMSLIDIGHYESEQYTKEIFYESVIKKLPKFAVHLSEVKTNPINYYN, via the coding sequence ATGACTGTAAGAGACATCGCCAATATACTGGAAGAAATTGCCCCGCTTGGCTTACAGGAAAATTATGACAACTGCGGACTGAACCTGGGCTCGTTCGACCAAGAGGTTACAGGAATACTTTGTACACTTGATGTAACCCACGAAGTATTAGACGAGGCATTACAAAAAAAAGCCAATCTGATTATTTGTCATCACCCTTTGCTTTTTAGCCCTCTAATATCAATTACAAGCGAGAATACAACCGGGTCGCTGATTATGAAAGCCATCCGGCATCAGATCTCGGTTTATGCACAGCATACCAATCTCGACAATGTACCCAATGGGGTAAACGCCAGAATTTCGGAGAAAATAGGCCTTACAAAAACCAGAATTTTACTTCCTCAGCCCGATGATTTATACAAACTAGTGTGCTATGTACCATTAACCCACTTCGAAACTGTGCAGACAGCCCTCTTCGAAGCAGGGGCAGGACAAATAGGTAACTACGATAGCTGCAGTTTTAGTTTGAATGGTCAGGGTACTTTTCGTGCACTCGACCAGGCAAAACCATTTGTAGGTAAAAAAGGAATACTGCATACCGAACCGGAAATGCGACTCGAGGTGATCTTGCCAAGAATTTTAAAACCGAAAATTATAAAAGCAATGCTCAGCAGCCATCCTTACGAGGAAGTAGCTTACGACTTGATTCCTTTGGCCAATGAAAATCCAGCTGTGGGTGCCGGAATGATTGGATACCTTGAGAAAGAAATTAGTTTGGGAGAATTTATCCGCCTACTTAAACATAGTTTTAATACAGGATGTATACGCTATACAGGCCACACCAATAAAAACATAAATAAAGTAGCAGTCTGCGGTGGCAGCGGAGCCTTTCTGATTGGACAGGCTGTTAAACAACAAGTCGATGCCTACGTTACTGCTGATCTAAAATACCACCAGTTTTTTGAGGGTTCGGAGCGGATGTCACTCATCGATATAGGACATTACGAAAGCGAACAATATACGAAAGAGATTTTTTATGAATCAGTTATAAAAAAATTGCCTAAATTTGCCGTTCATTTATCAGAAGTAAAAACAAATCCCATAAATTATTACAACTAA
- a CDS encoding CoA-binding protein, whose product MPTYLVFGASLNPVRHSNKAVKSLVRHNRKVMAIGLREGTILDVPVMTGLPLLKGIDTILLYIGTRNQLPFYDYFIKLKPRRVVFNPGTENREFQEILAKNQIEVIEGCALLMINSGQI is encoded by the coding sequence ATGCCAACATACCTGGTTTTTGGTGCAAGTCTTAATCCTGTCAGACATTCGAATAAAGCTGTAAAAAGTCTTGTGAGGCATAACCGCAAGGTAATGGCAATCGGACTCCGGGAAGGAACCATTTTGGACGTGCCTGTGATGACCGGTTTACCCCTTTTAAAAGGCATTGATACCATCCTGCTTTACATTGGTACCAGAAATCAGCTACCTTTTTACGATTACTTTATTAAACTTAAACCGCGCAGGGTTGTTTTTAATCCTGGTACGGAGAACCGGGAGTTTCAAGAGATTTTAGCAAAAAACCAGATCGAGGTTATTGAGGGATGTGCACTTTTAATGATTAATTCAGGTCAGATTTAA
- a CDS encoding CapA family protein, which produces MSRIKIVLLLSMVLLFASKQALTAESFHSHADSLAEEAYFSQKNDSASQTLTLVFAGDIMGHDPQISGAFNESDSTYNYEPTFRYITDYISAADIAIANLEVTLAGAPYTGYPQFSSPDALAAAAHAAGFDVMITANNHALDRGARGLVRTLNVLDSLGFQHTGTFKNPADRASRYPLMLTKNGFRIALLNYTYGTNGIVVKPPYSVNRIDTAQIRKDIEKAGTDSAEYILCLMHWGLEYERTENTEQKRLAQFIFSCGADAIIGSHPHVVQPIRMERYTEIDSLVDYPVVYSMGNFVSNQRAQYKDGGIMAEMHLSRQDGKVKLDSLLYLPYWVYREEVRAEKFTFYVIPVSLIEKHPETTHLNNDDLYRLNRFKSDTRNHLLEARESNFYK; this is translated from the coding sequence ATGAGTAGAATAAAAATAGTACTTCTTCTATCGATGGTTCTTCTGTTCGCATCGAAGCAAGCACTTACTGCTGAAAGTTTTCATAGTCATGCCGATTCACTCGCAGAGGAGGCTTATTTTTCTCAAAAAAACGATTCCGCTTCTCAAACTCTTACACTTGTTTTTGCAGGTGATATCATGGGGCACGATCCTCAAATTTCAGGTGCCTTTAACGAATCGGATTCAACATACAACTACGAGCCTACCTTCAGGTATATAACCGACTATATTTCGGCAGCCGATATTGCCATTGCCAACCTGGAAGTTACCCTTGCGGGTGCTCCCTATACAGGTTACCCTCAGTTTTCCAGTCCTGATGCCCTTGCTGCTGCAGCCCATGCAGCAGGTTTTGATGTGATGATTACCGCCAACAACCATGCCCTCGACCGTGGAGCCAGGGGATTGGTGCGTACACTAAATGTGCTCGACAGTTTAGGCTTTCAGCATACAGGAACTTTTAAAAACCCTGCCGACCGTGCAAGCAGGTATCCACTTATGCTGACTAAAAATGGATTTCGCATTGCCTTGCTAAATTATACCTATGGCACCAATGGCATAGTGGTAAAACCACCATACAGTGTAAATCGGATAGATACCGCTCAAATTCGCAAGGACATTGAAAAAGCAGGTACCGATAGCGCAGAATACATTCTCTGTCTTATGCATTGGGGGCTTGAGTATGAACGAACAGAAAATACCGAGCAGAAGAGACTTGCGCAGTTTATTTTTAGCTGTGGTGCCGATGCCATCATCGGATCGCATCCACATGTTGTGCAGCCAATTCGAATGGAGAGGTACACGGAAATAGACAGCCTGGTTGATTATCCTGTAGTGTATTCTATGGGCAATTTTGTTTCGAATCAGCGTGCACAATACAAAGATGGGGGAATAATGGCAGAAATGCACCTCAGCCGGCAGGATGGGAAAGTGAAACTCGATTCGCTCTTATACCTTCCTTATTGGGTTTACCGGGAAGAGGTAAGAGCAGAAAAGTTCACCTTTTATGTGATACCTGTTTCGTTAATTGAGAAGCATCCCGAAACAACACATTTGAACAACGACGATTTGTACAGGCTTAACCGATTTAAATCCGATACCCGGAATCATCTGCTCGAAGCCAGGGAATCTAACTTCTACAAGTAA
- the porV gene encoding type IX secretion system outer membrane channel protein PorV, which produces MIKQIFALGLSVCVGLTYTIAQDSNGQEISNSVIRTSVPFLTIAPDSKAGAMGDAGVSTSGDLSSQHWNSAKYVTLKENFGLALSYTPWLRSLGVTDLNLLYLSGYKKFGRDQAVSASLRYFNLGEIIELDGVGNETGQTIRPNEFALDAGYSRAFSEYFNGGLVFRFIYSDIAAGTSSTGLAGGAQYEPGTSFAADISTYFQKPVNVGGYDASYAWGVNISNIGTKMTYSEDNESQFIPTNLRVGGRYEMEIDEYNSIGGTLDLNKLLVPLNDTTNMGTIEGMFKSFSDAPGGFKEEMQEIMWSFGLEYMYMKQFAIRAGYFHENENKGNRKYFTAGVGLYLNVFSLDFSYLFPTQGGQNNPLSNTMRFTLGFKFE; this is translated from the coding sequence ATGATAAAGCAAATATTTGCACTAGGTCTATCAGTTTGTGTAGGTTTAACATATACAATAGCCCAGGATTCTAATGGTCAGGAAATTTCGAATAGTGTCATCCGCACTTCAGTTCCCTTCTTAACCATTGCACCTGATTCCAAAGCCGGAGCTATGGGCGATGCCGGGGTTTCTACCTCGGGCGATCTAAGCTCGCAACATTGGAATTCGGCGAAGTACGTTACTTTAAAAGAAAACTTCGGGCTTGCTTTATCTTACACGCCATGGCTTCGCAGCCTAGGGGTAACAGATTTGAACCTTTTGTACCTTTCGGGCTATAAAAAGTTTGGAAGGGATCAGGCAGTAAGTGCGAGTTTACGGTATTTTAATCTGGGTGAAATTATTGAACTGGACGGTGTTGGGAATGAGACTGGCCAAACTATCAGACCTAACGAGTTTGCATTGGATGCAGGTTATTCCCGTGCATTTTCTGAGTATTTTAATGGTGGTTTGGTATTTCGGTTTATCTATTCCGACATCGCTGCAGGAACCAGCAGTACAGGCCTTGCCGGCGGAGCACAATACGAACCCGGCACTTCGTTCGCTGCCGATATCTCAACTTATTTTCAAAAGCCTGTAAACGTTGGCGGATACGATGCAAGCTATGCCTGGGGTGTGAATATCTCCAACATAGGAACCAAGATGACTTATTCCGAAGACAACGAGAGCCAGTTTATACCTACTAACCTGCGCGTGGGGGGTCGGTACGAAATGGAAATCGATGAATACAACTCCATTGGCGGCACACTCGATTTGAATAAATTGCTTGTTCCTTTGAACGATACAACCAACATGGGGACTATTGAAGGTATGTTCAAATCTTTTTCCGATGCTCCTGGAGGTTTTAAGGAAGAAATGCAGGAGATCATGTGGTCATTTGGCTTGGAATACATGTATATGAAACAATTTGCCATTCGTGCCGGATATTTCCACGAAAACGAAAACAAAGGAAACAGAAAGTATTTTACTGCCGGCGTTGGACTTTATTTAAATGTATTTTCGCTCGATTTCTCTTATTTATTTCCCACTCAGGGAGGTCAGAATAACCCGCTTTCTAACACCATGCGGTTTACCCTCGGCTTTAAATTCGAGTAA
- a CDS encoding 2-C-methyl-D-erythritol 2,4-cyclodiphosphate synthase: MKMRVGFGFDVHQLELGRKFVLGGVPVQHEKGCVAHSDGDVLIHAICDALLGAASLGDIGVHFPDTSKEFKDVDSKQLLKSTLGLIQEVGYHIGNIDSTICLQRPKVKEYIPEMRQTLANVLNMIPEDIGIKATTTEKLGYVGREEGISAYAVVLLYKE, translated from the coding sequence ATGAAAATGAGAGTTGGGTTCGGATTCGATGTGCATCAGTTGGAACTTGGACGAAAATTTGTGCTGGGCGGAGTGCCTGTTCAGCATGAAAAAGGATGTGTAGCCCACTCCGATGGTGATGTGTTAATCCATGCCATTTGTGATGCATTGTTAGGTGCTGCTTCCCTTGGCGACATTGGTGTTCATTTTCCGGATACTTCTAAGGAATTTAAAGATGTCGACAGCAAACAATTACTAAAAAGCACTTTAGGGTTGATTCAGGAGGTGGGATATCACATTGGAAACATAGATAGCACTATTTGTTTGCAGCGGCCAAAAGTGAAAGAATATATTCCTGAGATGCGGCAAACCCTTGCCAATGTTTTAAATATGATTCCAGAAGACATTGGCATCAAAGCAACTACTACTGAAAAACTAGGGTATGTCGGGCGCGAAGAAGGCATATCGGCTTATGCAGTTGTGTTGCTTTATAAAGAATAA
- a CDS encoding M23 family metallopeptidase, protein MARHNYKFNQESLSYVKVKKTFKHKFFRFLTYFLSSVLLAIIYWFAIFRLFDSPKEKGLKRQIGELKVNYEIVKQDLENINAVLKDLQERDDNIYRTIFEAEPIHSSIREAGVGGSNSYSELEKMIDADIVIDIKKNLDKVMKKIYIQSISYDELIDLAKNKGEMLASIPAIQPVSNKTLERTASGWGYRIHPIYKIRKFHYGMDFTAPTGTDVYATGDGVIAEIETSKRGYGNKIIVDHGFGYQTLYAHLYSIKANYGQKVKRGDVIGTVGNTGLSTAPHLHYEIILNGEKVNPVNYYFNDLTADEYERMIDISQKSGQTFD, encoded by the coding sequence ATGGCTAGACACAATTATAAATTTAACCAGGAATCATTAAGCTATGTAAAAGTTAAAAAAACTTTTAAGCATAAGTTTTTTCGATTCCTTACCTATTTTTTATCGAGTGTTTTACTTGCAATTATTTATTGGTTCGCTATTTTCCGTCTTTTCGATTCTCCTAAAGAAAAAGGCTTGAAAAGGCAAATAGGCGAACTCAAAGTCAACTATGAAATTGTAAAACAAGACCTTGAAAATATCAATGCGGTTCTTAAAGACCTTCAGGAAAGAGACGACAATATCTACCGGACAATATTCGAAGCCGAACCTATTCATTCTTCAATAAGGGAAGCTGGTGTTGGTGGCAGCAACAGTTATAGCGAGCTTGAAAAAATGATAGATGCAGACATTGTAATTGATATTAAAAAGAACCTGGATAAGGTGATGAAAAAAATCTACATCCAGTCTATCTCTTACGATGAGCTCATTGATCTGGCCAAAAACAAAGGTGAAATGCTCGCCTCTATTCCGGCTATTCAACCCGTAAGCAACAAAACTCTCGAAAGAACTGCCAGTGGCTGGGGATACCGCATTCATCCAATTTACAAAATAAGGAAATTCCATTATGGAATGGATTTTACTGCCCCTACCGGTACAGATGTGTATGCCACCGGTGATGGTGTAATTGCCGAAATTGAAACCTCCAAACGCGGTTACGGGAATAAAATAATTGTTGACCATGGCTTTGGCTACCAGACTCTCTATGCGCATTTGTATAGCATTAAAGCAAATTATGGTCAAAAGGTAAAACGCGGTGATGTAATTGGAACAGTAGGAAATACAGGGCTTTCAACGGCCCCTCACCTGCATTATGAGATTATTCTGAATGGAGAAAAAGTCAATCCGGTAAATTATTATTTCAACGACCTTACTGCCGATGAATATGAAAGAATGATTGATATATCACAAAAATCAGGTCAAACCTTCGACTAA
- a CDS encoding universal stress protein: MENKEITPHPETILVPVDYSDCSVLACRYAAKIASKSKGRVFLFHAFYSPAFDMIELTGSLNTQQQLREDVTEKLIEGEQEELNRFIDKILTYKEFKNYNQSDISSALKPGLARDEIISYAHECGATMVIMGTRGAHKKNVSILGSITEHVIMKLKLPVIAIPEDYTFVGEENMRKLVYLTDFDESDFASIKHLMQFTDLFQMSIYCIHLASKEDKWESLKMEGLKEYFKSVYGKDSVQCQIIPQSINLLQTLDDFAVANRINLIALTHRKRKLIEMVFKPSVTKKIFYHTNIPLMVFHE, encoded by the coding sequence ATGGAAAACAAAGAAATCACTCCGCATCCCGAAACGATTTTGGTTCCGGTAGATTACTCCGATTGCAGCGTACTAGCTTGTCGATATGCCGCAAAAATTGCAAGCAAATCTAAAGGCCGAGTCTTTCTTTTTCATGCGTTTTACTCACCCGCATTCGACATGATCGAGCTTACGGGAAGTCTTAATACGCAACAACAGCTGAGGGAAGATGTAACAGAAAAACTTATCGAGGGCGAACAGGAAGAACTTAACCGTTTTATCGACAAAATTCTTACTTACAAAGAGTTTAAAAACTATAATCAATCTGACATTTCTTCCGCACTTAAACCCGGCTTGGCCAGGGACGAAATTATTTCGTATGCCCACGAATGTGGTGCCACCATGGTAATTATGGGAACCCGGGGCGCCCATAAAAAAAATGTTTCTATCCTGGGCAGCATTACCGAGCATGTGATTATGAAACTGAAATTGCCTGTAATAGCCATTCCCGAGGATTATACTTTCGTGGGCGAAGAAAATATGCGCAAACTGGTTTACCTTACCGATTTTGACGAATCGGATTTTGCTTCAATAAAGCACCTGATGCAATTTACAGACTTGTTTCAAATGAGTATTTATTGCATTCATCTGGCAAGTAAGGAAGATAAATGGGAATCACTTAAAATGGAGGGGTTGAAGGAGTATTTTAAGTCTGTGTATGGAAAAGATTCCGTTCAATGCCAAATTATACCCCAATCAATTAATTTGTTGCAAACGCTCGACGATTTTGCAGTTGCCAACCGTATCAATCTAATTGCCCTTACACATCGAAAACGTAAACTAATTGAGATGGTATTCAAACCCAGTGTAACCAAGAAAATTTTCTACCACACGAATATACCTCTGATGGTATTTCACGAGTAA
- a CDS encoding M23 family metallopeptidase: MILNRRKYRFNTETLCYEYHKSTFRDRLISLLRFGFFSSVLALILSVLIISLHGSPIETFLQHKFQLNSENLLALNKEIDSLQNVLHTQHYRNDAFYRQLLELNPIPVEIRIAGTGGSVDPDALTFYPNKNQIAQITTNAKTLKNKVNIQRSSYENILEEASTLNNKHKYVPAIQPVKPAEFVRISSFYGYRSDPFTGLSHSHNGVDFVGMQGTEIYATADGEVEITEFSLAGFGKLIVISHNFGYKTLYAHLSEILVEQGQQIKRGQVIGKMGNTGRSTGTHLHYEVHLHGEAINPINFFADDLTPTDYNLIIELASSDR; the protein is encoded by the coding sequence TTGATTCTAAACAGAAGAAAATACAGGTTTAATACAGAGACACTCTGCTATGAGTATCACAAATCAACCTTCAGAGATAGACTTATCTCCCTTCTGCGGTTCGGATTTTTCAGCAGTGTTTTAGCTTTAATCCTTTCGGTTCTGATAATTTCTCTGCATGGTTCACCCATCGAAACTTTCCTTCAACATAAATTCCAGCTTAACTCCGAAAACTTACTTGCCTTAAACAAAGAAATCGATAGTCTTCAAAATGTGCTTCATACCCAACATTACAGGAACGATGCCTTTTACCGCCAACTTTTAGAACTTAACCCTATTCCGGTTGAAATTCGAATTGCAGGTACCGGAGGGTCTGTTGACCCCGATGCTTTAACCTTTTATCCTAATAAAAACCAAATTGCCCAGATTACTACGAATGCAAAAACCTTGAAAAACAAGGTAAACATACAGCGCAGTTCTTACGAAAACATACTTGAAGAAGCCAGCACGCTAAACAATAAACATAAATACGTTCCGGCTATTCAACCTGTTAAACCGGCCGAATTTGTTAGGATTAGCTCATTTTATGGCTATCGGAGCGACCCGTTTACAGGATTATCCCATTCACATAATGGCGTTGATTTTGTTGGGATGCAAGGCACAGAAATATATGCTACTGCCGACGGAGAAGTTGAAATTACTGAGTTTTCTCTTGCTGGTTTCGGAAAACTAATCGTAATTTCGCATAATTTTGGTTATAAGACGCTTTATGCCCATCTGAGTGAAATTTTAGTAGAGCAAGGGCAGCAAATAAAACGCGGGCAAGTAATTGGCAAAATGGGGAATACAGGCCGCTCAACAGGAACACACCTGCATTACGAAGTGCATCTGCACGGAGAGGCAATTAACCCTATCAACTTTTTTGCCGATGATCTGACCCCCACGGACTATAACTTAATTATAGAACTGGCAAGTTCTGACCGTTAA
- a CDS encoding VTT domain-containing protein, whose product MINKKKYFINNLLVGTLWLLAYVLLYFIFNRYVQTDFLAWLQPLFDRELAMFIIFLVSEVIIGIIPPEIFMIWALRFEVASSYFFVVALLSLVSYLAGVLGYFIGRYMNRTYFYQYLRKRWLRKLDQRLESIGFFLIIIAALTPVPFSGVAMLVGSVKYSFKKYLFYSSTRFLRFVILALVFWEAHFIV is encoded by the coding sequence ATGATCAACAAAAAAAAATATTTTATCAATAACCTGTTGGTGGGAACCCTCTGGCTATTAGCTTACGTGTTGCTTTATTTTATTTTTAATCGATATGTGCAGACAGATTTTCTTGCCTGGTTGCAACCTCTGTTCGATCGTGAGTTGGCGATGTTTATTATTTTCCTGGTATCTGAAGTGATTATTGGTATTATTCCTCCAGAAATCTTTATGATTTGGGCACTTCGGTTCGAAGTGGCATCCAGTTACTTTTTTGTGGTTGCTCTCTTGTCGTTAGTCTCCTATTTGGCAGGTGTTTTAGGCTATTTTATTGGCCGATATATGAATCGCACCTATTTTTATCAATACCTCAGAAAGCGCTGGCTCCGTAAACTTGATCAAAGACTTGAGTCAATCGGTTTTTTTCTGATTATTATAGCAGCCCTTACACCTGTGCCTTTTTCCGGTGTGGCTATGTTGGTAGGTTCAGTAAAATATTCTTTTAAAAAGTACCTCTTTTACTCCTCAACACGGTTCTTACGATTTGTAATATTAGCCTTGGTGTTTTGGGAAGCGCATTTTATAGTATAA
- a CDS encoding LemA family protein, giving the protein MKKSNLTLIIVASIIGVFILFGVIIGLAYMRMYNKVVSMEETVSSQWANVETAYQRRLDLIPNLVNTVKGYADFEQETLTQVIEARAKATSVTVDPTNLDANSLAQFQQTQGALSSALGRLMVVVEKYPDLKANQNFLELQAQLEGTENRISVERLKYNDTVRSYNTYIKQFPRNIFFGSREQKGYFESEEAAAEAPVVEF; this is encoded by the coding sequence ATGAAAAAATCGAATTTAACACTAATTATAGTAGCCTCTATAATTGGGGTGTTTATACTCTTCGGAGTTATTATTGGTCTAGCCTATATGCGTATGTACAACAAAGTTGTGAGCATGGAAGAAACAGTAAGCTCTCAATGGGCAAACGTGGAAACTGCCTACCAGAGAAGGCTTGATCTTATTCCCAACCTTGTGAATACAGTGAAGGGCTATGCCGATTTTGAGCAGGAAACACTTACACAGGTTATCGAAGCCAGAGCCAAGGCTACTTCAGTAACTGTTGACCCAACCAATCTGGATGCCAACTCATTGGCTCAGTTTCAACAAACACAGGGAGCACTTTCATCGGCCCTCGGACGATTGATGGTGGTGGTGGAAAAATACCCTGATTTAAAGGCCAATCAGAATTTTCTTGAGCTTCAGGCTCAACTCGAAGGCACAGAGAACCGTATTAGTGTTGAACGCTTAAAATACAACGATACTGTTCGCTCCTATAATACCTACATCAAACAATTCCCCCGAAATATATTTTTTGGAAGCCGCGAACAAAAAGGGTATTTTGAATCGGAGGAAGCAGCTGCTGAAGCACCTGTGGTTGAGTTTTAA